TGCAATCGACGTCGCTCATACCCAAAGACGTCACGGCGCAGAACTTCCGCGACATCTTCAACAACGACGTGTCGCCGGTCGACACCTGGATGTGGAACAGCTTCTACATCTCGTTGATCGCCGCGTTCTTGAACGTGGTCGTGGCGTCGTTCTCGGCCTACGCGTTTGCCCGCATCAAGTTCTTCGGCCGTCGGGCGCTGCTGACGTCGCTGCTGGTGATGCAGATCTTCCCCCAGTTCCTCGGATTTGTTGCCTTCTTCGTGCTGGCCCAGCAGTTCCGCGACGTCAACGAACACATCGGTCTCAACACCCACCTGTTCTTGATCCTGGTGTACATCGGTGGCGCCGCGGGATTCAACGCCTTCCTGCTGAAGGGTTTCCTCGACTCGATACCACCCTCGCTCGACGAGGCTGCGGTCATCGATGGCGCCAGCAGTTGGGTGATCTTCTCGCGGATCATCATCCCGTTGGCCCGCCCGATGTTGGCCGTGATCTTCATGATCAGCTTCGTCAGCCTGTTCGGTGAGTTCATCTTGGCCAGCTTCTTGCTGAGCGGCGCCGACCAATTCACCTTGCCCGTCGGGCTCCAGGTGTTCCTGCAGGACGGCTACGGCGCCAAATGGGGAGTGCTGGCCGCCACCGCAGTGCTTGCTGCAGCTCCTGTCGTAGCGGTGTTCTTGTATGCCCAAAAGCACATCATCGCCGGACTCACCGGCGGTTCGGTCAAGGGCTGATGCGCTGGTCCCTCCGGGCCGCAGCGGTCACGACGGCACTGATCGTCGTGGCCGCTGCCTGCTCGGGCTCACAAGATTCGTCCGCGCCCACCACAGAACCCGAGCCGTCGACCACCGCTGCCCCGACTACCACTGACCCGACAACAACTGCCCCGACAACAACTGGGCCCGCGGGCCCTCAGCCCGGTCCGGTGGCCGCACCGGTACGGCACCCGGTGACCTCACGCAGCATCTACTTCGTGATGCCCGACCGCTTCGACAACGCCGACCCCACCAACGACACGGGAGGCATCGAGGGAGGTCCGCTCGACCACGGGTTCTTGCCCACCGACAAGGGCTTCTTCAACGGTGGCGACCTCCAGGGTGTCATCGGGCGTCTCGACTATCTGCAGGGCATGGGCGTCACTGCGTTGTGGCTGACTCCACCATTCACCAACAACCCGGTGCAGGGCAGCGGCGAGATCACCAGTTCGTCGGCCGGCTATCACGGCTACTGGCAGATCGACTTCGACAACGTCGACCCACATCTGGGCACCAACGAAGACCTGCGCCA
Above is a genomic segment from Acidimicrobiales bacterium containing:
- a CDS encoding sugar ABC transporter permease is translated as MPTDAPAGAPTRQRQSFGRWFRKSGSKHLLALLACAFSLYPIAWVVSAAFNSVNSLQSTSLIPKDVTAQNFRDIFNNDVSPVDTWMWNSFYISLIAAFLNVVVASFSAYAFARIKFFGRRALLTSLLVMQIFPQFLGFVAFFVLAQQFRDVNEHIGLNTHLFLILVYIGGAAGFNAFLLKGFLDSIPPSLDEAAVIDGASSWVIFSRIIIPLARPMLAVIFMISFVSLFGEFILASFLLSGADQFTLPVGLQVFLQDGYGAKWGVLAATAVLAAAPVVAVFLYAQKHIIAGLTGGSVKG